Proteins encoded by one window of Candidatus Omnitrophota bacterium:
- a CDS encoding sugar ABC transporter permease, producing the protein MGFVAPMIMVGRLALLESDYLLEKFVGLGNFAEAFKDKMFMKSFVNVLIFVVPLMPITILLTYGSTSMLTRFSNRTQSVGRFISYLPSLTTGLIVSLLWRWLLKRDGMINQYLVSWGLQSVAWLTQPWTARLSLILVSLSTGPGAFIILCSAAMKSIPLELHDQAIVDGASESQYRRLVVRPLMMPTILLMLLLILVGTMQSWETIYVLTGEGGPKGSTATPVYNLFQTAFIWNRPGYAAAKGLILLVVIGTMVFIKQRIEKWAGAEA; encoded by the coding sequence TTGGGGTTCGTCGCTCCGATGATCATGGTGGGGCGGCTCGCTCTGTTGGAGTCCGATTACCTGCTTGAAAAGTTCGTGGGGCTGGGGAACTTCGCGGAGGCATTCAAGGACAAGATGTTCATGAAGTCGTTCGTGAACGTCCTGATATTCGTGGTGCCTTTAATGCCGATAACAATCCTTCTTACCTATGGCTCGACGTCCATGCTTACGAGGTTCAGCAATAGGACGCAATCGGTAGGAAGATTCATTTCATATCTTCCCAGCCTCACGACTGGTTTGATCGTGTCACTGTTATGGCGATGGCTGCTGAAACGTGACGGGATGATAAACCAATACCTTGTTTCGTGGGGTCTGCAATCGGTGGCGTGGTTGACGCAACCGTGGACGGCGAGGCTGTCGCTTATTCTGGTATCGCTTAGCACGGGTCCCGGTGCCTTCATCATCCTATGTTCAGCGGCGATGAAGTCGATACCGTTGGAGTTGCACGATCAGGCGATTGTGGACGGGGCAAGCGAATCACAGTACCGAAGGCTTGTAGTGCGTCCGTTGATGATGCCGACGATACTCCTCATGCTGCTTCTGATTCTGGTAGGCACCATGCAAAGTTGGGAAACGATATACGTCTTGACGGGCGAAGGCGGGCCGAAGGGTTCGACGGCCACGCCGGTGTACAACTTGTTTCAAACGGCGTTCATCTGGAACCGACCGGGGTATGCGGCGGCGAAGGGTTTGATCCTCCTTGTAGTCATCGGCACCATGGTATTCATCAAACAGAGGATTGAAAAGTGGGCGGGCGCAGAAGCGTAG
- a CDS encoding carbohydrate ABC transporter permease has product MGGRRSVGDVFRAILLILLFSMWLVPTLMMIGNSLSPDKSFARDPPSLFPRKFSLINYEKLLALKYLPRWVVTTLLIVAVHVVGGVLINGAAGYVFAFNKARWARWLFWAFMTPIFVSSYILLVPQFVIFGKLGMIGLPAVILPGMGSTMVFLFRNYFKSIPASLNESARMDGAGEWRIFWQIVLPLAGPIVGTAVVLIGMGSIGSFIWPMLNLRVPETQTYLVGLMASAINVYAVKDVGYDMAIGVAAFLPYLVVFLIANRYFIGGLTGGSIKE; this is encoded by the coding sequence GTGGGCGGGCGCAGAAGCGTAGGAGACGTATTCCGCGCTATACTTCTCATCCTGCTATTCTCCATGTGGCTTGTGCCGACGCTCATGATGATTGGCAACAGCCTCAGCCCGGACAAGTCTTTCGCACGCGATCCTCCTTCGTTATTCCCGCGCAAGTTCTCGCTGATAAACTATGAGAAGCTGCTTGCGCTGAAATACCTGCCGCGCTGGGTCGTAACCACGCTGTTGATAGTGGCGGTGCATGTGGTGGGTGGGGTGCTGATAAACGGGGCGGCAGGGTATGTGTTCGCGTTCAACAAGGCGAGGTGGGCGCGGTGGCTGTTCTGGGCGTTCATGACGCCGATATTCGTCAGCAGCTATATCCTGCTCGTGCCGCAGTTCGTCATATTCGGGAAGCTTGGGATGATCGGGTTGCCGGCGGTGATCCTGCCGGGCATGGGCTCAACGATGGTGTTCCTGTTCAGGAACTACTTCAAGTCGATACCGGCGAGCTTGAACGAAAGCGCGAGGATGGATGGCGCGGGGGAGTGGCGGATATTCTGGCAGATCGTACTTCCACTCGCCGGGCCGATAGTGGGGACAGCGGTGGTGCTGATAGGCATGGGGAGCATAGGGTCCTTCATCTGGCCGATGCTCAACCTGCGGGTGCCGGAAACGCAGACGTACCTGGTCGGCCTCATGGCGAGCGCGATCAACGTGTATGCGGTGAAGGACGTAGGCTACGATATGGCGATAGGGGTTGCGGCGTTCCTGCCGTACCTGGTTGTATTCCTGATAGCTAACAGGTACTTTATCGGCGGGCTTACCGGTGGATCGATTAAGGAATGA
- a CDS encoding extracellular solute-binding protein, producing MKRILLITLALVLATVSWSAPMKLIWMATGPMWLNEEHTPVGGFENMDQKLVAAFMKANPGVEVQIQFRDVTQGMLTFQTLLAAGTPPDVWIEASGNANPYLHDAYAMDMKQYLTKAELAQYKPESIGPYIRNGNVYALPQSQIAGGFAVNLDMLAKIGEKMPDQAKWTTDEFLRIARKLKGAGIPATMIMIKNGLSGWNYQWLYAFGGSLYNGKNYGVSAINSPANVKAFKYMKQLVDEGLVQPFPEEQDENSGVELFTTGKVFSCAMQNGHTDYWVPEQVKQGKLDKEFNMTFVEFPHGPGKAHVETFGYQAIVVSHRSANETRNKMVAKLALVAAGKDYVGQNCIMNGGFSTIIGLEPKTGKAAKPSYAAIAALAKVAGLMDTDPFGPRSGESRAGWKDPVQAFFRGEITAEAALKQMEESANEVLAR from the coding sequence TTGAAGCGGATTCTTCTTATCACGCTGGCACTCGTGCTGGCAACGGTTTCATGGTCAGCGCCGATGAAGCTGATCTGGATGGCTACCGGTCCTATGTGGCTCAACGAGGAGCATACGCCGGTAGGTGGATTCGAGAACATGGACCAGAAGCTCGTGGCTGCGTTCATGAAGGCGAATCCTGGGGTTGAGGTGCAGATTCAGTTCCGGGACGTGACGCAGGGGATGCTGACGTTCCAGACGCTGCTCGCGGCAGGGACGCCGCCGGATGTCTGGATCGAGGCATCGGGGAACGCGAACCCGTACCTTCACGACGCCTACGCCATGGACATGAAGCAGTACCTCACGAAAGCGGAACTGGCGCAGTACAAGCCGGAGTCCATCGGGCCGTACATCCGGAACGGCAACGTGTATGCTCTGCCGCAATCGCAGATTGCCGGCGGGTTCGCGGTGAACCTGGATATGCTCGCGAAGATCGGCGAGAAGATGCCGGATCAGGCGAAGTGGACTACGGACGAGTTTCTGCGCATCGCGCGGAAGCTGAAGGGTGCTGGTATTCCTGCCACGATGATCATGATCAAGAATGGTCTCAGCGGGTGGAACTACCAGTGGCTCTACGCTTTCGGTGGCTCGCTCTACAACGGGAAAAACTACGGAGTGAGCGCGATCAACTCGCCTGCCAACGTGAAGGCTTTCAAGTACATGAAGCAGTTGGTTGATGAGGGCCTCGTGCAGCCGTTCCCGGAGGAGCAGGACGAGAACTCGGGCGTGGAACTGTTCACGACTGGCAAGGTATTCTCCTGCGCCATGCAAAATGGGCATACTGACTACTGGGTCCCGGAGCAGGTCAAGCAGGGCAAGCTCGACAAAGAGTTCAACATGACGTTTGTCGAGTTCCCGCACGGGCCCGGCAAGGCGCATGTCGAGACGTTCGGCTATCAGGCCATCGTTGTGTCGCACCGCAGCGCGAACGAGACACGTAACAAGATGGTGGCGAAGCTGGCGCTTGTTGCGGCTGGCAAGGATTACGTCGGCCAGAACTGCATCATGAACGGCGGGTTCTCGACCATCATCGGGCTGGAGCCGAAGACTGGCAAGGCGGCGAAGCCGAGCTATGCTGCCATCGCGGCGCTCGCGAAGGTTGCGGGCCTGATGGATACCGATCCGTTCGGGCCTCGCAGCGGAGAGTCGCGGGCGGGCTGGAAGGACCCTGTGCAGGCGTTCTTCCGTGGGGAGATCACCGCAGAGGCGGCGTTGAAGCAGATGGAGGAGTCTGCGAACGAGGTTCTCGCTAGGTGA
- a CDS encoding DUF115 domain-containing protein yields the protein MSDPHLRDADPQHYANPNYQGVDFFALDFIKQREAVIDKLKANQIRADKEDPETTVMVAEKDVQARIGESNQRYAQGALKREIINSFYNHPLILHDFATGRGKNLTPNSGMGPALIIGSGPTLDKCHDLIRGWKGGLFCSSSQAITMAALGKDNFNIAIVDVKTESDELLPLEEWEGRNCRIITHPGVDPEILQVWRGAKLYFRITVHNYPFYTEIQPLAYPMIPTTLYVYGCAVSCQITMAALMGYNPLFLCGCDFGFPGEQDRFRSYSKVDGKWLLSEPTKMKYVRHAKVTYRNGCPSDTFQSYYKQTFFNVWRLSLADVFRVGDEGGLYEVPSVTKEEVAQTGGDIIRDKYISNKDKIDICERYLLHYGTFTFEYPNNQVEFVVFEDEARDMPRYIQMCNNAFAQSKMPGVLNLEEERSRIAYLRDDALWEEKEKRWQWATKSQQSLTETTPEASSASGSESTETTGKTS from the coding sequence ATGAGTGATCCACATCTGAGGGACGCTGATCCGCAGCACTATGCGAATCCGAACTATCAAGGCGTCGACTTCTTCGCGCTGGACTTCATCAAGCAGCGAGAGGCGGTGATTGACAAGTTGAAGGCGAACCAGATCAGGGCTGACAAGGAAGACCCTGAGACTACTGTCATGGTTGCCGAGAAGGACGTGCAGGCGAGGATCGGAGAATCGAACCAGCGGTATGCTCAGGGTGCGTTGAAGCGGGAGATCATCAACAGCTTCTACAACCATCCACTTATCCTTCACGACTTCGCCACGGGGCGGGGGAAGAACCTGACGCCGAATAGTGGAATGGGACCGGCGCTCATCATCGGTTCGGGGCCTACGCTCGACAAGTGCCACGACCTTATCAGGGGATGGAAGGGCGGGCTGTTTTGTTCGTCCTCGCAGGCGATCACGATGGCGGCTCTCGGGAAAGACAACTTCAATATCGCTATCGTGGACGTGAAGACGGAAAGTGATGAGCTGCTGCCGTTGGAGGAATGGGAGGGAAGGAACTGCCGGATTATCACGCATCCTGGTGTGGACCCGGAGATACTACAGGTATGGCGCGGGGCGAAGTTGTATTTCAGGATCACGGTACACAACTATCCGTTCTATACCGAGATTCAGCCGCTCGCGTATCCGATGATCCCGACGACGCTGTATGTCTACGGATGCGCGGTGTCGTGCCAGATCACCATGGCGGCGCTTATGGGGTACAATCCGCTGTTCTTGTGCGGGTGCGACTTCGGGTTCCCCGGAGAGCAGGATAGGTTCCGATCATATTCCAAGGTAGATGGGAAATGGTTGCTGAGTGAACCTACGAAGATGAAGTACGTGCGCCATGCTAAGGTGACGTACAGGAACGGGTGCCCGTCAGACACGTTCCAGAGTTATTACAAACAGACCTTCTTTAATGTGTGGCGCTTGTCGCTGGCGGACGTTTTCAGAGTAGGCGACGAAGGCGGGCTGTATGAGGTGCCGAGTGTAACGAAGGAGGAAGTGGCGCAGACCGGCGGTGATATCATCCGGGACAAGTATATAAGCAACAAGGACAAGATAGATATTTGCGAACGGTACCTGCTGCACTATGGTACCTTCACGTTTGAGTATCCTAACAATCAGGTGGAGTTCGTAGTATTCGAGGATGAGGCGCGCGATATGCCGAGATATATCCAGATGTGCAATAACGCCTTTGCTCAAAGCAAGATGCCGGGTGTGTTGAATCTGGAAGAGGAGAGGAGTAGGATTGCGTATCTGCGTGATGACGCTTTATGGGAGGAGAAAGAAAAGCGATGGCAGTGGGCGACCAAATCACAGCAATCGCTGACGGAGACTACACCAGAAGCGTCCTCGGCGAGCGGATCAGAATCTACCGAAACGACTGGGAAGACCTCCTAA